One genomic region from Pristis pectinata isolate sPriPec2 chromosome X, sPriPec2.1.pri, whole genome shotgun sequence encodes:
- the LOC127566899 gene encoding uncharacterized protein LOC127566899 — MRLWGGCRPAAGSGLRAHACHPGGRRVGGAGAPSPSPDWSFPPPNLPASSQAVDVTAPAGPPIGRRCCHPRGSPAPPPPSLDLSLPRWPKAPPLSPSSPSNQRPPSRRAPPPGRQRACADLPIAAAPLGSPQSERGARRGRTREPRSPPPLCSHPPPVLAVHFHPVGDGGPPPVDEGGLSEALPPLPPPPGCEVGFPGLQSLGPAVARPPPPFPLPPPSLPISTCNATEGASLGRAFASLPFAIMSPLLLLLLLAGTVRGASQELSSTRAAEATCGNKFHRFTTPRPGTQHLPLTGSLTLTNTTVSEDRQQYLRHDYSQHWCPTRLRPQPSTLHTFMTVARFCSNSIYKFADDTTVVGRISNSDESEYREERESLLEWCQTTFSSM; from the exons ATGCGCCTTTGGGGCGGCTGCCGGCCGGCCGCCGGGTCCGGGCTCCGGGCGCATGCGTGCCACCCAGGAGGGAGACGGGTGGGCGGGGCCGGAGCGCCGAGCCCCAGCCCTGATTggtctttccccccccccaacctccccgcCTCCTCCCAGGCGGTCGACGTCACCGCGCCAGCCGGCCCTCCGATTGGTCGGCGTTGCTGCCACCCACGTGGGTCTCCCGccccgcctcccccctccctcgACCTCTCCCTGCCACGCTGGCCGAAggccccgcccctctccccctcctctccgtCCAATCAGCGCCCGCCCAGCCGCCGGGCCCCGCCCCCTGGCCGCCAGCGCGCCTGCGCCGACCTCCCGATCGCCGCCGCGCCGCTCGGCTCCCCTCAGTCCGAGCGAGGCGCTCGGCGAGGACGGACGCGGGAGCCCCGTTCGCCGCCGCCGCTGTGCAGCCACCCTCCTCCTGTGCTCGCCGTCCATTTTCACCCCGTGGGGGACGGCGGCCCGCCGCCCGTTGACGAGGGCGGATTATCCGAAGCGttgccccccctccctcctccccctggGTGTGAGGTTGGCTTCCCCGGGCTGCAATCACTGGGACCCGCCGTTGCAAGACCCCcgcctcccttcccccttccccccccctccctccccatctcgaCGTGCAATGCAACCGAGGGGGCGTCTCTGGGCCGTGCATTCGCCTCGCTGCCCTTTGCAATCATGTCCCCCTTGCTGCTGCTTCTGCTGCTGGCGGGCACCGTGCGAGGGGCGTCGCAGGAGCTCTCGTCCACCCGGGCGGCCGAAG ctacctgtggcaacaaattccacagattcaccactccgagacctgggactcaacacctccctctaactggatccttgaccctAACAaacaccacagtcagtgaggacaggcagcaatacctccggcacgattattctcaacactggtgccccacaaggctgcgtcctcagccctctactctccaTACgttcatgactgtggccagattctgctctaactctatctacaagtttgcagatgacaccaccgttgttggccgtatctcaaacagcgatgagtcggagtacagggaggagagagagagcttattGGAATGGTGTCAGACAACTTTTTCCTCAATGTga